One stretch of Prunus persica cultivar Lovell chromosome G1, Prunus_persica_NCBIv2, whole genome shotgun sequence DNA includes these proteins:
- the LOC18788122 gene encoding rust resistance kinase Lr10, whose translation MGSIGSNCPWHCSRIGVFTSREESIVSIRCARGTAGYIAPEVFCRNFGGVSHKSDVYSYGMMLSEMVGGRRNINAEAEDTSEIYFPHWIYKRLELDEELGLPSIMNEEDKVTARKMVIVSLWCIQTDPSNRPAMKDVIDMLEGSVDCLQIPPKPYLSSPPKYPAGSSTATLVSIQ comes from the exons ATGGGAAGCATTGGATCGAATTGCCCTTGGCATTGCTCGAGGATTGGAGTATTTACATCGCG GGAAGAGAGTATTGTGTCAATAAGGTGCGCCAGAGGTACTGCCGGTTACATTGCTCCAGAAGTATTCTGTAGAAATTTTGGAGGGGTCTCACACAAGTCAGATGTGTATAGCTACGGGATGATGCTCTCGGAGATGGTTGGAGGAAGAAGGAACATCAATGCCGAAGCTGAAGACACAAGTGAAATATATTTTCCACACTGGATTTACAAGCGTCTGGAACTGGATGAAGAACTTGGTTTGCCGAGTATCATGAATGAGGAAGACAAAGTAACAGCAAGGAAGATGGTAATAGTGAGCCTGTGGTGCATACAAACAGACCCTTCAAACAGGCCAGCGATGAAAGATGTGATAGATATGTTGGAAGGCAGTGTTGATTGCTTGCAGATACCACCCAAGCCTTACTTGTCTTCTCCTCCAAAATACCCCGCAGGTTCTTCTACAGCTACATTGGTCTCAATACAATAG
- the LOC18792716 gene encoding probable protein phosphatase 2C 24, giving the protein MWVKVPIWVNHIVDLSPPILRPGPPPSPPPSPAHLRFHNIVNGGDSRAVLCRNGKAFPLLVDHKPDRLDELKRIEEAGGRVIYWDGPRVLGVLAMSRAIGDNYLKPYVSCEPEVTITDRTAEDECLILASDGMWDVVSNDTACGVARMCLRGKRLAAAEAETDGSSSSSSDRACSDASMLLTKLALARHSTDNVRVVVVARKKECLLWN; this is encoded by the coding sequence CTCCGGCCCGGTCCTCCACCATCACCTCCACCATCACCTGCTCATCTTCGCTTCCATAACATTGTCAATGGTGGCGATTCTAGGGCCGTGCTCTGCCGAAATGGCAAGGCGTTTCCTCTTTTGGTTGATCACAAGCCGGATCGTCTAGACGAGTTGAAGCGGATCGAGGAGGCGGGTGGCCGGGTCATATACTGGGATGGTCCACGGGTTCTCGGAGTTCTCGCCATGTCAAGAGCCATAGGTGACAATTATTTGAAGCCGTACGTGAGCTGTGAGCCAGAGGTGACGATCACGGATCGGACGGCGGAGGACGAGTGTTTGATATTGGCGAGCGATGGCATGTGGGACGTGGTGTCGAACGACACGGCGTGTGGGGTGGCGAGAATGTGCCTGAGGGGGAAACGACTCGCGGCAGCGGAGGCGGAGACCGATGGGTCGTCATCGTCGTCGTCGGACAGGGCGTGCTCCGACGCTTCGATGCTGCTGACGAAGCTGGCATTGGCCAGGCACAGCACTGACAACGTGAGAGTGGTGGTCGTCGCCAGGAAGAAGGAGTGCTTGCTCTGGAATTGA